Proteins encoded together in one Ogataea parapolymorpha DL-1 chromosome III, whole genome shotgun sequence window:
- a CDS encoding Exocyst complex component SEC3, whose amino-acid sequence MIRGQPTKGHQKTASHSSIDLARQYELDISKINKYLFRETDQSGHRAEKYLAHVRIIEDSKSQSERPPDNSPASNKKDRILILSVRSSGRIRLHKARENPDSSVQIGRTWDFEELTKIELDPEIPTGFIFEMGKRYYWETSYPKERRVWLTSVLEHYIRYTGGKKLPQMVNCSVDYFHLEPLLQKYSHKLPSRSATAESSTTMTSGTRTGTSATTPTAHSSPGTRIASPVPVAGAVSPSRPGIYSKGDMRSREVQRTTSALRGIDKEQDRKEQDRKERERQENERKERERVQRERKEQEIRAQQLRDQQRKEQQREMERVEEEKRKKELLERQKQEIELRDRQQREQRLEMERLEQSRREMEKMQTLNALKSNSGSMSPRSVKSIEFIGHRKSHHEIEELTQDDEYEAVFDDYADDEPETAPLNLSTNTSFPEKPEISINSLKVPSPVPHNVGKAEKFVPDFDISDEEEENTTMDLLRPHARSRAFSRVDNKSPKGGDLTELFDEIGWDPKVDDSKSLRKKLLKELERIQFKRIESLTDVVGSSSAVNQAINRSIKECEAIDPILAFYGIQLASFQDEVDYIEKQGKGLQVETTNKKLLMKELNEILHSVDISDQDLSRLLNERITIGEQNENIEAALGSLYAALMKIRGNESDDEEMGQMRALEEKKSKYEKAASMFVNGFKKQLSQLVKASVTSLNSRLQTENSLDAVNSALERKLAELMTLQGLVAFVKQVSPDDYKQMLVEHKEAYSQFYMNFVSVLVERIVSEKQKAKVPPFSFNSEPKDIILEISKRTRPTTESKKMSSNTKILQELGLGTPSQESLSSSPEPLAKHTFATALLELLRLFFNMVITHQRFVIQFFSLSSSEEYNFVKMIKKPLALRVGEFTNSNVSQMEADRDVSDQTFNLMHMIVGESIYKLFKFVSKIVKEDMLQFPIISLFAEKLIADLSSTGQEYVVNMLSRMDSKLVLIWTRHIDNQLHIMEKEPVGFKVYKFSKAFPEFFRRVEDMMALNGAANVSEYAIKQQLDSDYNKLWEGLNTCLHRNAQLTGQHDILLARTASENTRLELTKTAPSALETVAGHLVLLLNYKWLSEEVKNLSTLPPAIRTKIEELKSSELNDFCDSYARTTAIGELVSVLDGIDGLIKSRTNPSRTNAYSTANMSKLLSKFESSKLKTYIKQLSTELSAQIMGKMTCGEESEVSKKHAQELEKDLFNNCLNSLSIIYNVSFSKLNQVLKDYYESLSNPVDKIVINYNFSKEYL is encoded by the coding sequence ATGATCAGAGGCCAACCCACAAAGGGCCATCAGAAAACGGCCTCTCACTCATCAATTGATCTGGCTCGTCAGTATGAGCTCGACATatccaaaatcaacaaatATCTATTTAGGGAGACGGATCAGTCCGGCCACCGGGCTGAGAAGTATCTGGCACACGTTCGTATCATTGAGGACTCGAAGTCTCAGTCTGAACGGCCACCCGACAATAGCCCCGCCAGTAATAAGAAGGACCGCATTCTGATATTGTCTGTGAGGTCATCTGGAAGGATTCGTCTGCATAAGGCAAGAGAGAACCCTGACTCCAGCGTCCAAATCGGTAGAACCTGGGATTTCGAAGAGCTCACTAAAATTGAGCtcgatccagaaattccGACAGGCTTTATCTTTGAGATGGGCAAGAGGTACTACTGGGAAACAAGCTATCCCAAAGAGAGGAGAGTCTGGCTCACCTCTGTGCTTGAACATTATATCAGATACACCGGGGGTAAGAAGCTTCCTCAGATGGTGAATTGCTCGGTCGACTATTTCCATTTGGAGCCCCTTCTTCAGAAATATTCCCATAAACTTCCCAGTCGCTCTGCAACCGCAGAGAGCTCAACTACAATGACCAGTGGAACACGAACAGGGACATCGGCCACCACACCAACTGCCCATAGTTCGCCTGGAACACGTATTGCATCTCCCGTTCCAGTTGCAGGAGCTGTGTCTCCATCAAGGCCAGGCATCTACAGCAAAGGTGACATGCGCTCAAGAGAGGTTCAACGAACGACTTCCGCTCTGAGGGGTATAGACAAAGAGCAGGATCGCAAAGAGCAGGATCGTAAAGAACGCGAGAGGCAAGAAAATGAGCGCAAGGAACGCGAGAGAGTTCAAAGGGAGCGcaaagaacaagaaataAGGGCACAGCAGTTAAGAGACCAGCAGCGAAAGGAACAACAGCGCGAGATGGAACgcgtggaggaggagaaacgCAAGAAGGAACTTTTAGAGCGACAAAAGCAAGAGATTGAGCTTCGTGACCGGCAACAACGGGAACAAAGACTGGAGATGGAAAGACTTGAGCAGTCCAGACGAGAGATGGAAAAGATGCAAACCTTGAATGCTTTGAAAAGTAACAGCGGGTCTATGTCACCAAGATCTGTCAAGTCAATCGAGTTTATAGGACACCGCAAATCTCACCATGAAATTGAGGAATTGACACaagacgacgagtacgaaGCTGTGTTCGACGACTATGCTGATGAcgaaccagaaacagcgcCATTAAACTTGAGCACGAACACTTCGTTCCCGGAAAAGCCAGAAATTTCCATCAATTCACTTAAAGTGCCCTCCCCAGTCCCTCATAATGTTGGGAAGGCCGAGAAATTCGTCCCTGACTTTGATATctctgatgaagaagaagaaaatacAACCATGGATTTGCTGAGGCCTCATGCCAGATCGAGGGCTTTCAGCCGAGTTGACAATAAAAGTCCAAAAGGTGGAGATCTCActgagctttttgatgagatAGGGTGGGACCCCAAGGTGGACGACTCGAAGTCTCTGCGGAAGAAGCTGCTTAAGGAATTGGAAAGAATACAGTTCAAGAGAATCGAATCGCTGACGGATGTCGTAGGCTCTTCGTCAGCAGTCAACCAAGCTATCAATAGGTCGATCAAAGAATGCGAGGCCATTGATCCAATCTTGGCTTTCTACGGAATCCAACTGGCCTCTTTTCAAGATGAGGTTGATTACATAGAGAAACAGGGAAAAGGCCTTCAAGTTGAGACTACGAATAAAAAGCTTCTTATGAAAgagctcaacgagatcTTGCATTCTGTGGATATTTCAGACCAAGACCTGAGCCGCTTGCTGAATGAGCGGATTACCATTGGTGAACAAAATGAAAATATTGAGGCTGCTTTGGGCAGTTTGTATGCGGCATTGATGAAGATCAGAGGTAACGAATccgatgatgaagaaatGGGTCAAATGagagctttggaagaaaaaaagtcTAAGTACGAGAAGGCCGCTTCCATGTTTGTCAATGGCTTCAAAAAACAATTAAGTCAGCTGGTCAAGGCATCGGTGACAAGTCTGAATTCAAGACTTCAGACGGAAAATTCGTTGGATGCTGTAAATTCTGCTCTCGAACGTAAACTGGCGGAGCTGATGACGTTACAAGGCTTGGTTGCGTTCGTGAAACAGGTGTCGCCAGATGATTATAAGCAGATGCTTGTTGAGCATAAGGAGGCTTATTCACAGTTCTATATGAATTTTGTTTCGGTCCTTGTTGAGAGAATTGTTTCCgaaaagcaaaaagccAAGGTTCCACCTTTTTCGTTCAATAGCGAGCCAAAAGATATTATTCTTGAAATATCGAAACGAACTAGGCCAACAACCGAATCCAAGAAGATGTCTTCGAACACAAAAATCTTGCAGGAGCTTGGGTTGGGCACACCGTCTCAGGAGTCTCTCAGCAGTTCGCCAGAACCGCTGGCAAAACATACTTTTGCAACGGCGCTATTAGAGCTATTAAGGCTGTTTTTCAATATGGTTATTACACACCAACGCTTTGTGATTCAGTTCTTttcgttgtcgtcgtccgaaGAGTACAACTTTGTCAAGATGATTAAAAAGCCACTTGCTCTGCGAGTTGGTGAATTCACCAATTCCAACGTTTCTCAGATGGAAGCAGATCGTGATGTTAGTGACCAGACATTCAATCTTATGCATATGATCGTTGGAGAATCGATTTACAAGTTGTTCAAGTTTGTGTCGAAAATCGTCAAGGAGGACATGCTGCAGTTCCCAATCATTTCCTTGTTTGCCGAAAAGCTCATTGCCGATCTTTCGTCGACAGGCCAAGAGTATGTGGTTAACATGCTGAGCCGAATGGACTCAAAGCTAGTCCTTATATGGACGAGACACATTGACAACCAGCTGCATATTATGGAAAAAGAGCCGGTCGGGTTCAAAGTTTACAAATTCAGTAAGGCGTTCCCTGAATTCTTCCGTCGTGTTGAAGACATGATGGCCTTGAACGGAGCTGCTAATGTCTCGGAATATGCTATTAAGCAGCAGCTAGATAGCGACTACAACAAACTTTGGGAAGGGCTCAACACTTGCCTTCATAGAAATGCTCAACTCACAGGACAACATGATATTCTTCTTGCTAGAACAGCTAGCGAGAACACTCGGCTGGAACTTACTAAAACAGCCCCATCTGCTCTTGAGACTGTAGCAGGCCACCTGGTTCTGCTACTTAACTACAAGTGGCTGAGTGAAGAAGTCAAGAATTTGAGTACTTTGCCTCCTGCCATTAGGACAAAGattgaggagctgaaatCGAGCGAGCTTAACGATTTCTGTGACTCTTACGCTAGGACCACTGCGATTGGAGAGCTCGTGTCGGTGCTAGATGGCATCGATGGGCTGATCAAGTCCCGCACAAATCCATCGCGCACAAACGCGTACTCCACTGCCAATAtgagcaagctgctgagcaaGTTCGAATCATCCAAATTGAAGACGTATATCAAGCAGCTATCAACAGAGCTTTCGGCGCAGATCATGGGCAAGATGACGTGTGGAGAGGAAAGCGAGGTCAGTAAAAAACATGCCCAGGAATTGGAGAAAGACCTTTTCAACAACTGCTTGAACTCACTGAGCATCATTTACAACGTCAGTTTTTCGAAACTGAACCAAGTCCTCAAAGATTACTACGAGTCGCTTTCTAATCCGGTCGATAAAATCGTTATCAATTATAACTTCAGCAAGGAGTACCTCTGA